The sequence TTGATCCCCTGCAGAACCTCCTTATCGGTCCGCGGATATGCGTAGTGCAAGTCACTAAGCTCCAGTCGATACGGGGCCGTAATCGTCGGCACCGTCCCGGAGGCCTTTACCGAAGGATTCAGGTCGTTCAGCCGGACCAGTGAATTTGTATAAACGTTAGTTTCCTGGGCTGCAGCGGGCAGCGGAGCAAGGGCATCAATTAGCGGAAAGACGGCAAGGACAAAGGCCGCAATCCAATTGGCCGGGCCACCAGCCTGACCGCCAAACCGCCAAGCTCCCCAGATAACCAAACTGATCACAACGACTAGGATCAGCTCTTGAACCAGAAAGTCCCGGAAGTGCTCAAACTTCCGCATTGAACGGCCCACCTGCTGGTAGCGTTGCTCGTTTTGGTCGTGGAGGCGAAGGTAACTATCACCCCGCCCCGCCAGAACCCAATCGGCAATCCCCATTACGTTGTCCGTCAGGTTGACGTAGAGTTCGTCCTTGGCTCGCTTTTCATACTCCTGCCGGGCACCGTTGACCAGGACCGACCAGAGCGGAATGGCAAAGATAATCAATCCAAAAACCACCAGCATCCAAAGGCCCAGCAATGGCGAGAGAAAGCCTAATGCAACCACGATGATGGCGTATAGGCCCCAGGCAACGAACATCGGAAAAATTGTTCGCAGATACAGGTTTTGCACGTGCGAAACATCATCCGACAGCAGTCCAAGAATGTCGCCAAGCTGATACTTACTGCTAAATGACGCGGCGTCGTGTTCGAGCGTGTCATACAGCTTTTGCCGCAGGCGAGAGGTCATCTTCAACACCCAATTATGACTGACCAGCCGTTCCAGGTAGCGGAAGGCCGGCCGGGCAATCCCAAAGGCCCGGGTGAGGACGATCGGCACATACACCAGCAGGATGTTTTCCGGTCGGGTCGCCGACTTGCTGATCAAAAATCCGGCCGAAAACATCAGTCCTGCACCGCAGACGAAGGTGATGATCCCCAACGTGATTGCCAGCACCAGCGTTTTGCGGTAGCGGTAAAGAAACGGCCGGACCCAGCGATCGTGTTTCAACGCCCGCAGCAGTGGAATTTTCTTTAGCATTAGTTCTCACCCCGCATTTCCTTCATTAGCCGTGTAAAGTAGCCACCCTTGGCTTGCAGCTGTTCAAAAGTCCCCTGCTCAACCAATTCACC comes from Limosilactobacillus sp. and encodes:
- the cydC gene encoding thiol reductant ABC exporter subunit CydC, whose translation is MLKKIPLLRALKHDRWVRPFLYRYRKTLVLAITLGIITFVCGAGLMFSAGFLISKSATRPENILLVYVPIVLTRAFGIARPAFRYLERLVSHNWVLKMTSRLRQKLYDTLEHDAASFSSKYQLGDILGLLSDDVSHVQNLYLRTIFPMFVAWGLYAIIVVALGFLSPLLGLWMLVVFGLIIFAIPLWSVLVNGARQEYEKRAKDELYVNLTDNVMGIADWVLAGRGDSYLRLHDQNEQRYQQVGRSMRKFEHFRDFLVQELILVVVISLVIWGAWRFGGQAGGPANWIAAFVLAVFPLIDALAPLPAAAQETNVYTNSLVRLNDLNPSVKASGTVPTITAPYRLELSDLHYAYPRTDKEVLQGINLAIEPGEKLAILGRSGAGKSTLAALIRGDRTPTHGSVKLNGVATDHFGDQIADYISVINQQPYLFNTTIANNIRLGNEEATDAEIWDVLKRVGLKKMVEDLPKGIETKVDEAGLRFSGGERHRLALARILLKNTPIVLLDEPTVGLDPITEQAVITTILDQLADKTLIWINHHLQGIERFDQVIFVEEGRLAMQGTPSGLWQTSARYRELKKADQGR